A DNA window from Jatrophihabitans endophyticus contains the following coding sequences:
- a CDS encoding glycosyltransferase family 87 protein has product MTARRVTAALVIVLLGQAVAYGALLGHVEHGSGRPNATMLVAVTVPLWAAAVALTARLRLAPRHAGAFVLGAGAVLSIVAMTHRPATSDDDFRYAWDGRVQLAGVDPYRYPPAATELARLRDPFLFGGPGAHRHPIGKGVTTAVNRPDVRTVYPPVAEAAFTALRVLSFGGHGNHLPLQLAAALGALAVGAILLRRGPPWRAALWTWCPVTVVEFANNAHVDWLGVLLAVLALTVARRTWLVGVLVGAATAVKLYPALVLPALLRRDWRIGLVAVGFVALVYVPHVLAVGLDVIGYLPGYLQENQYGDGGRLLLLSPLLGDTLGTLVGVVVLAAVSVWAWRRGDPARPERAAVVVVGVAFLVVTPNYGWYAALLLALVALTGALEWLPIVFAATLAYVVPGDHDTLIYAVALAAAGAGRVMRARRPDLTAPLGSPSR; this is encoded by the coding sequence GTGACGGCGCGACGGGTGACGGCTGCGCTCGTGATCGTCCTCCTCGGCCAGGCGGTCGCATACGGCGCACTGCTGGGTCATGTCGAGCACGGCTCCGGCCGCCCGAACGCCACGATGCTCGTCGCGGTGACCGTGCCGCTCTGGGCGGCGGCGGTGGCGCTCACCGCCCGGTTGCGGCTCGCGCCGCGGCATGCCGGCGCGTTCGTGCTCGGGGCCGGCGCCGTGCTGTCGATCGTCGCCATGACCCACCGGCCGGCGACGTCGGACGACGACTTCCGCTACGCGTGGGACGGCAGGGTGCAGCTGGCAGGGGTCGACCCGTACCGCTACCCGCCGGCCGCGACGGAGCTGGCCCGGCTGCGCGACCCCTTCCTGTTCGGCGGGCCCGGCGCGCACCGGCACCCGATCGGGAAGGGCGTGACCACCGCCGTCAACCGGCCGGACGTACGCACCGTCTACCCGCCCGTGGCCGAGGCCGCGTTCACCGCGTTGCGGGTGCTGTCGTTCGGGGGCCACGGCAACCACCTGCCGCTGCAGCTCGCCGCCGCGCTGGGTGCGCTCGCGGTCGGCGCGATCCTGCTGCGGCGGGGGCCGCCCTGGCGCGCCGCGCTGTGGACGTGGTGCCCGGTGACCGTCGTCGAGTTCGCCAACAACGCGCACGTCGACTGGCTCGGCGTGCTGCTCGCGGTGCTGGCGCTGACCGTGGCGCGGCGGACGTGGCTGGTGGGCGTCCTCGTCGGCGCGGCGACGGCCGTGAAGCTGTACCCGGCGCTGGTGCTGCCCGCCCTGCTCCGACGGGACTGGCGCATCGGGCTCGTCGCGGTGGGCTTCGTCGCCCTCGTCTACGTCCCGCACGTGCTCGCCGTCGGTCTCGACGTCATCGGCTACCTGCCCGGTTACCTGCAGGAGAACCAGTACGGCGACGGCGGGCGGCTGCTGCTGCTGAGCCCGCTGCTGGGTGACACGCTGGGCACGCTCGTCGGCGTCGTCGTGCTCGCGGCGGTCTCGGTGTGGGCGTGGCGGCGAGGCGATCCGGCGCGACCGGAGCGGGCCGCGGTCGTCGTCGTGGGCGTCGCGTTCCTCGTGGTGACGCCGAACTACGGCTGGTACGCGGCGCTGCTGCTCGCGCTCGTCGCGCTGACCGGCGCACTCGAGTGGTTGCCGATCGTGTTCGCCGCGACGCTCGCCTACGTCGTCCCCGGCGATCACGACACGCTGATCTACGCCGTTGCCCTGGCCGCCGCGGGGGCGGGGCGGGTGATGCGCGCCCGGCGTCCGGACCTCACCGCGCCGCTGGGCAGCCCGTCTCGCTAG
- a CDS encoding enoyl-CoA hydratase/isomerase family protein: MATAPVELSWDGPLAVVTLDAPPLNLFDLEMVTALRAAIAEVRTSPARGLLLQARGRAVSAGVDVNLFATLDTVTGTELWADWLTMIHDLESLPFPTVFAAHALCLTAAFEISLACDLLVAAESARFGLVEIVVGLTPSMGGPQRLAERAGPARARELVYTGELYDAATLERWNVVNRVLPDDGFAAAAHAFALGLANGPTRAHAATKTIVRTQVAGGTRAADEVTPQVSGALFGTADLQGAVASFLADGPGKATYTGR, translated from the coding sequence ATGGCCACCGCACCCGTCGAGCTGAGCTGGGACGGCCCGCTCGCCGTCGTCACCCTGGACGCGCCGCCCCTCAACCTCTTCGACCTCGAGATGGTGACCGCGTTGCGCGCGGCGATCGCCGAGGTGCGCACGTCACCCGCCCGTGGCCTGTTGCTGCAGGCCCGCGGGCGCGCGGTGTCGGCCGGCGTCGACGTCAACCTCTTCGCGACGCTGGACACCGTCACGGGCACGGAGCTCTGGGCCGACTGGCTGACGATGATCCACGACCTGGAGTCGCTGCCCTTCCCGACGGTCTTCGCCGCGCACGCGCTCTGCCTGACCGCCGCGTTCGAGATCTCGCTGGCGTGCGACCTGCTCGTGGCCGCGGAGTCGGCCCGCTTCGGGCTCGTCGAGATCGTGGTCGGGCTGACGCCGTCGATGGGTGGCCCGCAACGACTGGCCGAGCGCGCCGGGCCGGCTCGTGCCCGCGAGCTCGTCTACACCGGCGAGCTCTACGACGCGGCCACTCTGGAGCGCTGGAACGTCGTCAACCGGGTACTGCCCGACGACGGCTTCGCCGCCGCCGCGCACGCCTTCGCGCTCGGGCTGGCCAACGGCCCGACCCGCGCGCACGCCGCCACGAAGACCATCGTGCGCACCCAGGTCGCCGGCGGGACCCGGGCCGCGGACGAGGTGACGCCCCAGGTCAGCGGCGCGCTGTTCGGCACGGCCGACCTGCAGGGCGCGGTCGCCTCGTTCCTGGCCGACGGTCCGGGGAAGGCGACCTACACCGGGCGCTGA